Proteins encoded in a region of the Flavobacterium sp. PMTSA4 genome:
- the dnaE gene encoding DNA polymerase III subunit alpha, with product MYLIFDTETTGLPRNWSAPISDTDNWPRCVQIAWQLHDEMGKLVEHQDYLIKPKGFNIPFDAERIHGISTELAQHEGHSLQEVLEKFNIALSKAKFIVGQNLGFDINIMGCEFYRMGIDSAMSQMPVLDTCTEVTAELLKLPGGRGGKFKLPTLTELHEYLFGEKFEEAHNATADVEATTRCFLELVRKEIFTKEELDVPADYFREFNENNPKEIKLIGLKHINLKEASDKIRQQFGEKGNVPISKETIKQNQQELIDVDFVHLHNHTQFSVLQSTISVQDLVKAAVKNKMPAVAITDIGNMMGAFHFVRDVLYHNKSAETKNKIAIENGEEPTETVLKPIVGCEFYVCENHKDKSRKDNGYQIVLLAKNKKGYHNLAKMSSIAFTEGFYYVPRIDKEVIQKYKEDIIVLSGSLYGEIPNKLLNIGENQAEEALLWWKEQFQDDFYLELSRHNQEDENRVNNSLIDLARKHNVKTIATNNIFYINKEDANAHDILLCVRDGEKQVTPIGRGRGFRYGLPNHEYYFKSGEEMKLLFQDFPEAISNIQEIVDKIEIYDLAREVLLPKFDIPVEFLVEEDKTDGGKRGENAYLRHLTYEGAKKRYKEITPEIQERLDFELKTIENTGYPGYFLIVQDFIAEARNLEVSVGPGRGSAAGSVVAYCLWITNIDPLEYDLLFERFLNPDRVSMPDIDIDFDDEGRSKVMDYVINKYGSNQVAQIITYGTMAAKSSIRDTARVLDLPLFEADKIAKLIPNLKLDKIFSMEDKALKDALRAEDYEKVKELIELANAEDLGSEIIQQAKILEGNLRNTGIHACGVIITPDDITNFVPVTTAKDSDLYVTQFDNSVVESAGLLKMDFLGLKTLTLIKDTVKLVKYRTGIELNPDEFPIDDVKTYELFQRGETVGIFQYESVGMQKYLRDLKPTVFGDLIAMNALYRPGPLEYIPSFVKRKNGEEEIVYDLEANEEYLKETYGITVYQEQVMLLSQKLANFSKGDADVLRKAMGKKQKDVLDKMKSKFISQAMENGHPEDKLEKIWKDWEAFAQYAFNKSHSTCYAWIGYQTAYLKAHYPAEYMAAVLSNNMNDIKQVSFFMEECKRMGLNVLGPDVNESFYKFTVNENYAVRFGMGAIKGVGAPAVDTIVENRKSAKYKSIFDLAKRIDLRAANKKAFESLALAGGFDGFTETHRAQYFHDEGDGITFLEKAMRYGAKFQENENSAQVSLFGESSDIQIPEPQVPPCEEWNTMEKLAKEKEVVGIYISGHPLDDYKFEMKYFCNSRLETLKNLDQFVNKNLTFGGIITNVQHKTAKNGKGWGSFTLEGYDESFEFKIFGEEYLKFRHFLIQNNFTFIKVLIREGWINQEGKRGEPRIQFQALQYLQDVLPQFAKKLIIALDIKELQTELIHKLNSLFQSNKGDNSVTFEVLERETIKVETKPIELISNLDVNQDEMEFSEETEIEIPEDTKTVTVNKITMPSRKLKIRISNELLSELEKMQINFKLN from the coding sequence ATGTATTTAATCTTTGATACCGAAACTACTGGTTTACCTCGTAATTGGTCTGCGCCAATTTCGGATACTGATAATTGGCCAAGATGTGTTCAAATAGCTTGGCAATTACATGACGAAATGGGAAAACTTGTTGAACATCAAGATTATTTAATTAAACCAAAGGGTTTTAATATTCCATTTGATGCTGAAAGAATTCATGGTATTTCTACCGAATTAGCTCAACATGAAGGTCATTCGCTACAAGAAGTTTTAGAAAAATTTAATATAGCATTAAGTAAAGCAAAGTTCATTGTAGGTCAAAATTTAGGTTTCGACATCAATATTATGGGTTGCGAGTTTTATAGAATGGGAATTGATTCTGCAATGAGTCAAATGCCTGTTTTAGACACTTGTACTGAAGTAACAGCCGAATTGTTAAAACTTCCTGGTGGACGTGGTGGAAAATTTAAATTACCTACATTAACCGAATTACACGAATATTTATTTGGCGAAAAATTTGAGGAAGCACATAATGCAACCGCTGACGTTGAAGCTACAACACGTTGTTTTCTTGAATTAGTAAGAAAAGAAATTTTCACAAAAGAAGAACTTGATGTTCCTGCTGATTATTTTAGAGAATTCAATGAAAATAATCCAAAGGAGATAAAATTAATTGGATTAAAGCACATTAATCTAAAAGAAGCTTCCGATAAAATTCGTCAACAGTTTGGAGAAAAAGGGAATGTTCCCATTTCTAAAGAAACTATCAAACAAAATCAACAGGAATTAATTGATGTTGACTTTGTTCATTTGCATAATCATACACAATTTTCTGTTTTACAATCTACGATTTCAGTTCAAGATTTGGTGAAAGCTGCCGTTAAAAATAAAATGCCAGCAGTTGCCATTACTGATATTGGGAATATGATGGGTGCTTTTCATTTTGTTCGTGATGTTTTATATCACAATAAATCAGCAGAAACAAAGAATAAAATAGCTATTGAAAATGGAGAAGAACCAACAGAAACGGTTTTAAAACCAATTGTAGGATGTGAGTTTTATGTTTGCGAAAACCATAAAGACAAGTCCAGAAAAGACAACGGTTATCAGATTGTTTTGTTGGCAAAAAATAAAAAAGGCTATCACAATTTGGCAAAGATGTCATCGATAGCTTTTACCGAAGGATTTTATTATGTTCCAAGAATTGACAAAGAAGTAATTCAAAAATATAAAGAAGATATCATTGTTTTATCAGGAAGTTTGTATGGTGAAATTCCAAATAAACTTTTAAATATTGGTGAAAATCAAGCAGAAGAAGCATTACTATGGTGGAAAGAACAATTTCAAGATGATTTTTACTTAGAATTATCGCGTCATAATCAAGAAGACGAAAACCGTGTAAATAATTCTTTAATTGACTTAGCTCGAAAGCACAATGTAAAGACAATTGCAACAAATAATATTTTTTACATTAATAAAGAAGATGCAAACGCACATGATATTTTACTTTGCGTTCGCGATGGCGAAAAACAAGTAACACCAATTGGTCGTGGTCGTGGTTTTAGATATGGATTGCCAAATCATGAGTATTATTTTAAATCAGGTGAAGAAATGAAACTTTTGTTTCAAGACTTTCCTGAAGCCATTTCAAATATTCAAGAAATTGTAGATAAAATAGAAATATATGATTTAGCTCGAGAAGTTTTGCTTCCAAAATTTGATATTCCAGTTGAATTTTTAGTCGAAGAAGATAAAACAGATGGAGGAAAACGAGGTGAAAATGCTTATTTAAGGCATTTGACTTATGAAGGTGCAAAAAAACGATACAAAGAAATAACACCAGAAATTCAAGAACGACTTGATTTTGAATTAAAAACTATTGAAAATACTGGTTATCCGGGTTATTTCTTGATAGTTCAGGATTTCATTGCCGAAGCGCGAAACTTAGAAGTTTCAGTTGGTCCAGGTCGTGGTTCTGCAGCTGGTTCTGTTGTGGCTTATTGTCTTTGGATTACGAATATTGATCCTTTAGAATACGATTTGCTTTTTGAGCGTTTTCTTAATCCAGACCGTGTTTCGATGCCCGATATTGATATTGATTTTGATGACGAAGGACGAAGTAAAGTAATGGATTATGTAATCAACAAGTATGGTTCTAATCAAGTGGCGCAAATTATTACTTATGGAACAATGGCCGCAAAATCATCTATTCGTGATACTGCCAGAGTTTTAGATTTACCATTATTTGAAGCCGATAAAATTGCAAAGCTAATCCCCAATTTAAAACTCGATAAAATCTTTTCAATGGAAGATAAAGCATTAAAAGATGCTTTGCGTGCAGAAGATTATGAAAAAGTAAAAGAGTTAATAGAATTAGCCAATGCAGAAGATTTAGGAAGTGAAATTATCCAACAAGCAAAAATATTAGAAGGAAATCTTCGTAATACAGGAATTCATGCCTGTGGAGTTATTATTACACCAGATGATATTACCAATTTTGTTCCGGTTACTACAGCAAAAGATTCCGATTTATATGTAACTCAGTTTGACAATTCAGTAGTAGAAAGTGCCGGATTATTAAAGATGGATTTCTTGGGCTTAAAAACACTAACATTAATAAAAGATACGGTCAAATTAGTTAAGTATAGAACAGGAATTGAATTAAATCCTGATGAATTTCCAATTGATGATGTAAAAACATACGAACTTTTTCAACGTGGCGAAACGGTTGGAATATTTCAATATGAAAGTGTTGGAATGCAAAAATATTTACGTGATTTAAAACCAACAGTTTTTGGCGATTTAATTGCTATGAATGCATTGTATCGTCCTGGACCATTAGAGTATATTCCATCATTTGTAAAAAGAAAAAATGGTGAAGAAGAAATTGTTTATGATTTAGAAGCAAACGAAGAATACCTAAAAGAAACCTATGGAATTACAGTTTATCAAGAACAAGTAATGCTTTTGTCGCAAAAATTAGCTAATTTTTCTAAAGGTGATGCCGATGTTTTGCGTAAAGCAATGGGTAAAAAGCAAAAGGATGTTTTGGATAAAATGAAGTCTAAATTCATTTCCCAAGCCATGGAAAACGGACATCCAGAAGATAAATTAGAGAAAATTTGGAAAGATTGGGAAGCTTTTGCTCAATATGCTTTTAATAAATCACATTCAACGTGTTATGCATGGATTGGTTATCAAACTGCATATTTAAAGGCACATTATCCAGCTGAATATATGGCAGCAGTTTTGTCAAATAACATGAATGATATAAAGCAAGTTTCATTCTTTATGGAAGAATGTAAACGAATGGGGTTAAACGTTCTTGGACCAGATGTAAATGAAAGTTTTTACAAGTTTACGGTAAATGAAAATTATGCTGTCCGATTTGGAATGGGTGCAATAAAAGGTGTTGGTGCGCCAGCAGTTGATACTATTGTAGAAAACAGAAAATCAGCAAAATACAAGTCTATTTTTGATTTAGCAAAACGTATTGATTTGCGAGCAGCTAATAAAAAAGCATTTGAAAGTTTAGCGCTTGCTGGTGGTTTTGATGGATTTACAGAAACGCATCGTGCTCAATATTTTCATGATGAAGGCGATGGAATTACGTTTTTAGAAAAGGCAATGCGCTATGGTGCAAAATTCCAAGAAAACGAAAATTCAGCTCAAGTAAGTTTGTTTGGTGAAAGTAGTGATATTCAAATTCCCGAACCTCAAGTTCCGCCTTGTGAAGAATGGAATACTATGGAAAAACTAGCCAAAGAAAAAGAAGTAGTTGGAATTTATATTTCAGGTCATCCATTAGATGATTATAAATTTGAAATGAAATATTTCTGTAATTCAAGACTTGAAACACTTAAAAATTTAGACCAATTTGTCAATAAAAATCTAACTTTTGGAGGAATAATTACCAATGTTCAACATAAAACTGCCAAAAATGGAAAAGGTTGGGGAAGTTTTACTTTAGAAGGTTATGATGAAAGTTTTGAATTCAAAATTTTTGGCGAAGAATATTTAAAGTTCAGACATTTTTTAATTCAAAACAATTTTACATTTATCAAAGTATTGATTCGTGAAGGTTGGATTAATCAAGAAGGAAAGCGTGGTGAACCAAGAATTCAGTTTCAAGCACTACAATATCTTCAGGATGTTTTGCCTCAATTTGCAAAAAAATTAATTATTGCTTTAGATATTAAAGAATTACAGACAGAATTGATACATAAATTGAATAGTTTATTCCAAAGTAATAAAGGCGATAATTCGGTAACTTTTGAAGTGTTAGAAAGAGAAACCATCAAAGTTGAAACAAAACCAATTGAACTAATATCAAACTTAGATGTTAATCAGGATGAAATGGAGTTTTCAGAAGAAACTGAAATAGAAATTCCAGAAGACACCAAGACTGTTACGGTTAATAAAATCACTATGCCAAGTAGAAAACTTAAAATAAGAATTTCAAATGAGCTGCTATCAGAACTAGAAAAAATGCAAATTAACTTTAAATTGAACTGA
- the trxA gene encoding thioredoxin gives MALAITDATFDEVVLKSDKPVVVDFWAAWCGPCRMVGPVIDEIATEYEGKATVGKVDVDANQEFAAKYGVRNIPTVLVFQNGEVVGRQVGVAPKKTYTDAIDALL, from the coding sequence ATGGCATTAGCAATAACAGATGCAACTTTTGACGAAGTAGTATTAAAATCAGATAAACCAGTAGTAGTAGATTTTTGGGCAGCTTGGTGTGGACCATGTAGAATGGTAGGACCAGTTATCGACGAAATAGCAACAGAATATGAAGGAAAAGCAACTGTTGGTAAAGTTGATGTTGACGCAAATCAAGAATTTGCTGCAAAATATGGCGTTAGAAATATTCCAACGGTTTTAGTTTTCCAAAATGGAGAAGTTGTTGGTCGTCAAGTTGGTGTTGCACCTAAGAAAACCTATACTGATGCAATTGATGCATTATTATAA
- a CDS encoding tetratricopeptide repeat-containing sensor histidine kinase — translation MRFYCCLFVLLLSINSFSQASKTIDDLTAELQKNTKQDTLKVVTLLKLSTTNSGLNPEKMKQFAIDAMQLSEKINYKKGIGESFKLQGASYFSIGDYKNAEKFFSKSLAVFEDIKYNAGIIICNSNLGSIKLVQNKYPEALQFYQTSIRYAEKTNSSKYSALAYGNMGIIYSELKNYNLALKHFNEALNIHKKSNYAAGIASSLSNIGNVYFNKKEYDNALDFFTQALTKNIENNDKLGMSREYGNIANVYSEQKKYSDSFENHMKALKINEELKNKKGLAVNYQGIGEYYLKQNNLDQSLDYFKKANQISKQINVDDLQKQSFNSLSEVFEKKGNLDSAYFYFKKYIDIKETIDNEANRKQISRLEIQYEFDTKEEKYKTQQLLDNENIKQQKLLLELNKSKLNESNKERDLVRLNYLKTQSELKNESLEKKAQKKQLTIAEKEIELNKITLENKEKQKWYFIAGLLLLGIIGSLLYFQNQNRKKTNKKLQLLNDELEQANKAKTRFFSILNHDLRGPVANLINFLQLQKESPELLDKESTERMQNKTMESAENLLNSMEDILQWSKSQMENFKPQPKTIYINDLFEDIENHFSSFENIKIEFINPENISLKTDKNYLKTIVRNLTGNAIKALNGTQSPTIVWKAWEENNNSFLSIIDNGKGAELDQFKALYDDKEVVGIKSGLGLHLIRDLSKAIDCKIEVDSKKDVGTTFILTFIK, via the coding sequence ATGAGGTTTTATTGCTGTCTTTTTGTTTTATTATTATCAATCAATTCTTTTTCTCAAGCTTCAAAAACTATTGATGATTTAACAGCTGAGCTTCAAAAAAACACCAAACAAGATACTCTAAAAGTTGTCACTTTACTCAAATTATCTACAACAAACTCTGGACTCAATCCAGAAAAAATGAAGCAGTTTGCAATTGATGCGATGCAGCTTTCTGAAAAAATAAATTATAAAAAAGGAATTGGAGAATCGTTTAAACTTCAAGGTGCTTCTTATTTTTCAATAGGCGATTATAAAAATGCTGAAAAATTCTTTTCAAAATCTTTGGCGGTATTTGAAGATATTAAATACAATGCCGGGATTATTATTTGCAACTCCAATTTAGGCTCCATAAAATTAGTTCAAAACAAATATCCTGAAGCATTACAATTTTATCAAACTTCTATACGCTACGCAGAAAAAACAAACTCTTCAAAATATTCAGCTTTGGCATATGGGAATATGGGGATTATTTACAGCGAACTCAAAAACTATAATTTAGCATTAAAACACTTCAACGAAGCTTTAAACATTCACAAAAAATCTAACTATGCTGCTGGAATTGCATCTAGTTTGAGCAATATTGGGAATGTATATTTTAATAAAAAAGAATATGACAATGCTTTAGATTTTTTTACACAAGCTTTAACTAAAAATATAGAAAATAATGATAAGCTTGGCATGTCAAGAGAATATGGAAATATTGCCAATGTTTACAGCGAACAAAAAAAATATTCTGATTCTTTTGAAAATCACATGAAAGCATTGAAAATCAATGAAGAACTTAAGAATAAAAAAGGACTTGCTGTTAATTATCAAGGAATAGGAGAATATTATTTGAAACAAAACAATTTAGACCAATCCTTGGATTATTTTAAAAAAGCAAATCAAATTTCGAAACAAATTAATGTAGATGATTTACAAAAACAATCCTTTAATAGTTTAAGCGAAGTTTTTGAAAAAAAAGGAAATCTGGATAGCGCTTATTTTTATTTCAAAAAATATATTGACATCAAAGAAACTATTGATAATGAAGCAAACAGAAAACAAATCTCAAGGCTTGAAATTCAGTATGAGTTTGACACAAAAGAAGAAAAATACAAAACCCAACAACTTCTTGACAATGAAAATATAAAACAACAAAAATTATTGTTGGAATTAAACAAATCCAAATTAAACGAAAGCAACAAAGAGCGCGATTTGGTTCGGTTAAATTATTTAAAAACCCAATCAGAATTAAAGAATGAAAGTCTTGAAAAAAAAGCGCAAAAAAAACAATTGACCATAGCCGAAAAAGAAATTGAACTTAATAAAATAACTTTAGAAAATAAAGAAAAACAAAAATGGTATTTTATTGCTGGTTTATTATTGCTGGGAATTATTGGAAGTTTGCTTTACTTTCAAAACCAAAATCGTAAAAAAACCAATAAAAAACTACAACTTTTGAATGACGAACTCGAGCAAGCCAACAAAGCCAAAACGCGTTTTTTCAGCATACTAAATCATGACTTGCGTGGACCAGTTGCCAACTTGATTAATTTTTTACAATTGCAAAAAGAAAGTCCAGAACTTTTAGATAAGGAAAGTACCGAACGCATGCAAAACAAAACCATGGAAAGTGCTGAGAATTTGCTCAATTCTATGGAAGATATTTTACAATGGAGTAAAAGCCAAATGGAAAACTTCAAACCGCAACCCAAAACCATCTATATAAACGATTTATTTGAAGATATTGAAAATCATTTTTCAAGTTTTGAAAATATTAAAATTGAATTCATAAATCCCGAAAACATTTCACTAAAAACAGATAAAAATTATCTAAAAACCATTGTAAGAAACTTGACTGGAAATGCAATAAAAGCTTTGAACGGTACTCAATCACCAACAATAGTTTGGAAAGCATGGGAAGAAAACAACAATTCTTTTTTATCGATAATTGATAATGGAAAAGGTGCCGAATTAGATCAATTTAAAGCACTTTATGATGATAAAGAAGTAGTTGGAATTAAATCTGGTTTAGGATTACACTTGATTCGGGATTTGTCAAAAGCAATTGACTGTAAAATAGAAGTTGACAGTAAAAAAGATGTTGGAACGACTTTTATACTAACTTTCATCAAATAA
- a CDS encoding LytR/AlgR family response regulator transcription factor, which produces MQALNCIIVDDDEMDRLLVVSYAKRFSFLQIVGVFETAESALSYLENNTVDIAFLDIEMPGKSGLELRKKAIEIPVCVFISSHSESAAETFELQTLDFIVKPFKFPRFEQTVKRIEEFIEIRTKASLFESTIGGDVVFVKTGHEQTKVKLHEILYLEALKNYTILVTENKRHCVLSNLGELLQDEKFHSFTRVHRSYAVRKQYIQKISSQEIELKNDLIIPIGRSFKEVINNLV; this is translated from the coding sequence ATGCAAGCCCTAAACTGTATTATTGTTGATGATGATGAAATGGATCGACTACTTGTTGTATCCTATGCCAAAAGGTTTTCTTTTCTTCAAATTGTTGGTGTTTTTGAAACTGCTGAAAGTGCATTATCTTATTTAGAAAATAATACGGTTGATATTGCTTTTTTAGATATAGAAATGCCTGGAAAATCTGGACTAGAATTGCGTAAAAAAGCCATTGAAATACCTGTATGTGTTTTTATTTCTTCTCATTCTGAAAGTGCTGCGGAAACTTTTGAATTACAAACTTTAGATTTTATAGTAAAACCATTTAAGTTTCCAAGATTTGAACAAACCGTTAAACGAATAGAAGAATTTATAGAGATTCGTACTAAAGCTAGTTTGTTTGAATCAACTATTGGTGGCGATGTAGTTTTTGTGAAAACAGGTCATGAACAAACAAAGGTAAAACTTCATGAAATATTGTATCTCGAAGCCTTAAAAAACTATACTATACTTGTAACAGAAAACAAACGTCATTGTGTATTATCCAACCTTGGAGAACTTTTACAGGACGAAAAATTTCATTCTTTTACAAGAGTTCATCGCAGTTATGCTGTACGAAAACAATATATTCAAAAAATTAGCAGTCAAGAAATTGAATTGAAAAATGATTTAATTATTCCTATTGGCAGAAGTTTTAAAGAAGTTATAAATAATTTAGTATGA
- a CDS encoding beta strand repeat-containing protein, with protein MRKLFVPLAFLLTIYFGYAQVGINTTTPAAQLEIKSTNQATPANNDGILIPKIDAFPVTNPTAAQNSMMVYLTTTSAGKQPGFYYWDNATTSWKGFGNGSGWNLTGNSGTTPGTNFVGTTDDKPLIFKTNNIQSGYLGGSDNYAVFFGHRAGEINTGFWNVGIGSYALNLNTWGSSNVAIGQLALNKNTTGYSNFALGTVAMNDNTIGNNNVAIGEHTLDKNVTGSYAVAIGSYAMQYSNDTTTAFDNKNVAIGYQSLMGSTTPANNTGNNNTALGYQSLTVNTSGSNNLAFGTEALSQNTTGSSNIAIGNSTLSGNTSGSNNIVIGNNANVNTVNGSNQLSINNVIYGTGMNSTITSKIGINASAPSAKLQINPSNASTPAVDDGIIIPRVNTFPILNPNAAQNGMMIFLATVNPGYPIGFYYWDNPSTSWKGVGANTANAWGLNGNAGTDSTINFIGTTDLASLRFKVQNLPAGILDNSQRLTTYFGIMAGASDTGFDNVGIGFGALKLNVIGNGNTALGSEALSKNLSDWNTAVGYKAMEDNTIGVSNVALGSGSLRYNKAGSNAVAIGNDAMRYANDKTTAFDNKNVAVGYQSLMGSTTPANNTGNNNTAVGYQTLVNNLTGGNNVAIGVFSMSSNQTGVGNTAVGSFSLTDNTTGFHNTGIGDYALQNNTTGDNSVSIGTYSLMNNDIGSSNIAIGLNAMYENRAGSKAIAIGEDAMRFANNRTTAYDNGNVAVGYHSLMGSLISANNTGNSNTAIGYRSLEYNSSGSNNIAFGVRTLISNSSGSNNIAIGSPSLFENVTGSNNISIGNTTLSGNIAGSNNIAIGNNANVNTVNGSNQLSISNVIYGMNMNDLATAPANISIGDTPSTNNRLYVFMNQLTANGDGQNAIYGYRTRDSRNDGTGYGIDDSNGATSGYNVWGDSYTFGTTGFCFNDFTRTGGVLGASVGGTYWSSLGYKSSASVTYGIYSSAAGYGSGTGRMAQTTTEFSIGGGFYGGLIGSWSRGNLIGAINSGNLFASYNNGDEYTSGKQIELVVTGASRTAAYAVTSTESVIYKKGKINLNNGVARVEFDEKYKKLLGDIPVVTTTPMGQCNGIYIESVDKNGFTIKELSNGTSNVTISWIAVGDRIDANRTSIPDSILSKDFDSNLNEVMFNENNLNNSGKAMWSDGNKINFGQLPPNLIDKPVKDKK; from the coding sequence ATGAGAAAGTTATTTGTCCCATTAGCTTTTCTACTTACTATTTATTTTGGATATGCTCAAGTAGGAATCAACACCACAACACCAGCGGCACAATTAGAAATTAAATCGACCAATCAGGCAACACCTGCCAATAATGATGGTATTCTTATCCCTAAAATAGATGCGTTCCCGGTAACCAATCCAACTGCTGCACAAAACAGCATGATGGTTTACTTAACTACAACTTCGGCAGGGAAGCAACCTGGTTTTTATTATTGGGATAATGCTACGACCAGTTGGAAAGGATTTGGGAATGGTTCGGGTTGGAATTTAACTGGAAACTCAGGAACAACACCTGGAACAAATTTCGTTGGTACGACTGATGATAAGCCGTTAATTTTTAAAACTAATAATATACAATCAGGTTACTTGGGAGGAAGTGATAACTATGCAGTTTTTTTTGGACATAGAGCAGGGGAAATTAATACTGGATTTTGGAATGTAGGTATAGGAAGTTATGCTTTAAATCTAAATACATGGGGATCAAGTAATGTAGCTATTGGGCAGCTTGCGTTAAATAAAAACACAACCGGATACTCTAATTTTGCATTAGGAACAGTAGCAATGAATGACAATACTATTGGAAACAATAATGTTGCTATTGGAGAACACACGCTAGACAAGAATGTTACAGGATCTTATGCGGTAGCTATTGGCAGCTATGCTATGCAATATTCAAACGATACAACAACCGCTTTTGATAATAAAAACGTTGCCATTGGTTATCAATCATTAATGGGTTCAACAACTCCAGCCAACAATACGGGGAATAATAATACAGCCTTAGGTTATCAATCTTTAACTGTTAATACTTCGGGTAGTAATAACCTAGCATTTGGAACAGAAGCGTTGAGTCAAAATACTACGGGAAGTTCAAATATAGCCATTGGTAATAGCACTTTATCAGGAAACACTTCAGGTTCAAATAATATTGTAATTGGCAACAATGCCAATGTAAATACTGTAAATGGAAGCAATCAACTCTCTATTAACAATGTTATTTATGGCACAGGTATGAATTCTACAATCACATCAAAAATAGGAATTAATGCTTCTGCACCTAGTGCTAAATTGCAAATTAATCCATCCAATGCTTCTACACCTGCAGTTGATGATGGTATTATCATTCCTCGCGTCAATACATTCCCAATTTTGAATCCTAATGCCGCACAGAATGGCATGATGATTTTTCTTGCCACGGTTAATCCAGGGTATCCAATAGGGTTTTATTATTGGGATAATCCTTCGACGAGTTGGAAAGGTGTGGGTGCCAATACAGCCAATGCTTGGGGATTAAATGGAAATGCGGGAACAGATTCAACTATTAATTTCATAGGTACTACAGATTTAGCTTCTCTAAGATTTAAAGTTCAAAACTTGCCTGCTGGAATATTAGATAACTCACAACGTTTAACCACTTATTTTGGAATAATGGCTGGAGCATCAGATACAGGTTTTGATAATGTTGGAATTGGATTTGGGGCATTAAAATTAAATGTAATAGGAAATGGAAATACTGCTTTAGGTTCAGAAGCGCTTAGTAAAAATTTAAGTGATTGGAACACAGCAGTAGGATACAAAGCAATGGAGGATAATACCATTGGGGTAAGTAATGTCGCTTTAGGGTCTGGTTCTTTAAGATACAATAAGGCTGGCTCTAATGCTGTTGCAATCGGCAATGATGCTATGAGATATGCCAACGATAAAACAACTGCTTTTGATAATAAAAACGTTGCTGTTGGTTATCAATCATTAATGGGTTCAACAACTCCGGCCAACAATACAGGTAACAATAATACAGCTGTAGGATATCAAACACTTGTAAACAATTTAACAGGGGGTAACAATGTTGCTATTGGAGTTTTTTCTATGAGTAGTAATCAAACAGGTGTAGGGAATACAGCAGTAGGTAGTTTTTCTTTAACGGACAATACTACTGGATTCCATAACACTGGAATAGGAGACTATGCACTCCAAAACAATACAACAGGGGATAATAGTGTGTCTATAGGTACTTATTCTTTGATGAATAATGATATAGGAAGTTCGAATATAGCTATTGGACTAAATGCTATGTATGAGAATAGAGCTGGATCTAAAGCCATAGCAATTGGTGAGGATGCTATGCGTTTTGCAAATAATAGAACAACCGCTTACGATAACGGCAACGTCGCAGTTGGTTATCATTCATTAATGGGGTCGCTAATTTCGGCTAATAATACAGGTAACTCTAATACAGCAATTGGTTACCGGAGTTTGGAATACAATTCATCGGGAAGCAATAATATTGCTTTTGGTGTTCGTACATTAATTTCTAATTCCTCAGGTTCAAATAATATTGCTATTGGTTCTCCTTCTTTATTTGAAAACGTAACAGGTTCAAATAATATTTCGATTGGCAATACCACTCTATCAGGAAACATAGCGGGTTCAAACAACATTGCAATTGGTAACAATGCCAATGTAAATACGGTAAATGGAAGCAATCAACTCTCTATAAGCAATGTTATTTATGGAATGAACATGAATGATTTGGCTACGGCACCGGCTAATATAAGTATTGGTGATACGCCAAGCACTAATAATAGGCTTTATGTCTTTATGAATCAATTGACAGCCAATGGAGATGGTCAAAATGCAATTTATGGATACCGTACACGTGATTCTCGTAATGATGGAACCGGTTATGGGATAGATGATAGTAATGGTGCCACTAGCGGTTATAACGTTTGGGGTGACTCTTATACGTTTGGGACTACAGGTTTTTGTTTCAACGACTTTACTCGTACAGGAGGTGTTTTAGGCGCAAGTGTTGGTGGAACGTATTGGTCAAGTCTAGGATATAAAAGCAGTGCGTCAGTTACTTATGGAATTTATTCTTCTGCTGCAGGATATGGTTCAGGAACAGGTAGAATGGCACAGACAACAACTGAGTTTAGTATTGGCGGTGGTTTTTATGGTGGTTTAATTGGTTCCTGGAGTAGAGGAAACCTTATAGGCGCTATTAATTCCGGTAATTTGTTTGCGTCCTACAATAATGGTGATGAATATACTTCGGGTAAGCAAATTGAGCTGGTTGTAACAGGAGCTTCGAGAACGGCTGCTTATGCGGTAACCTCTACCGAAAGCGTCATTTATAAAAAAGGTAAAATCAATTTGAATAACGGTGTTGCAAGAGTAGAATTTGATGAAAAATATAAAAAACTTTTAGGCGATATTCCGGTGGTGACTACCACAC